In a single window of the Danio rerio strain Tuebingen ecotype United States chromosome 20, GRCz12tu, whole genome shotgun sequence genome:
- the kif25 gene encoding kinesin-like protein KIF25 isoform X1: MPLFINRDQIFAHQVHLLEHKLRSKEERILELETENALLHLRLAECLGKLHHQRDVEIHFQRQKHQQQRKVQKSTHAALSKLLSEVQILKQGLRDVFSIYVGFAKELEDQSKQLFKYVGTAKKQDLQSDDLQKLQVQVTTLERSLQEEKERCREERVRRRVLHNTLVELRGNIRVHCRVRPILHFDQTPGSPTANGSSSCDAVVQAISDDSVIVNCAKPSSPVTNKIFEFERVHGPEDNQEIVFEEVKPLLTSLLDGYNVCIMAYGQTGSGKTHTMIGSQCEEASAAVQDSQQGIIPKAANELFKLISEKPAGSHTVEMSVVEVYNNEVVDLLARDEDGATVGVKREVITTSTGTSEVPCLSYELVRSSAEVMQLISSVLKLRSHSPTLVHMDSSRSHFIVTLTVTSKSPDALAVARRLQNARQDVQRVSQKEWWSPRCRRAASSRSSSPASSPCHSPCHSPCPSPRPSITQAPLKTKLQLVDLAGSECVGMSGVTGAALWESSCINRSLSALSDVLGALAERRPHVPYRNSKLTHLLQDAIGGDAKLLIMLCVSPTQRFLTESLQSLGFGTRARQVQREPPRRKNTGLKIK, translated from the exons agTAAGGAGGAGCGAATCCTGGAGTTGGAGACTGAGAACGCTCTCCTTCATTTGAGGCTCGCTGAG TGTTTGGGTAAACTTCATCATCAGAGAGATGTGGAAATCCATTTCCAGAGACAGAAACATCAGCAGCAGAGGAAGGTGCAGAAGTCCACACACGCAGCTCTCTCCAAACTACTCTCTGAAGTCCAG ATACTGAAACAAGGCCTGAGGGATGTTTTCTCCATCTACGTGGGGTTTGCTAAAGAGCTGGAGGACCAAAGCAAACAGCTGTTTAAATATGTGGGCACTGCCAAAAAGCAGGATCTCCAAAGTGACGACCTTCAGA AGCTCCAGGTTCAGGTGACTACACTTGAGCGCTCCTTACAGGAAGAGAAGGAGAGGTGCAGAGAGGAGCGGGTGAGGAGGAGGGTGCTCCACAACACGCTGGTT GAGCTGAGGGGGAACATCAGAGTTCACTGTAGGGTGCGCCCAATTCTGCACTTTGATCAAACCCCAGGTTCACCCACGGCCAATGG GTCTTCATCATGTGATGCAGTGGTGCAGGCCATCAGTGAT GACTCTGTTATTGTGAACTGCGCCAAACCCTCAAGTCCtgtaacaaacaaaatatttgagTTTGAGAG AGTTCATGGTCCAGAAGACAACCAGGAGATTGTGTTCGAGGAGGTGAAGCCCCTTCTGACCTCTCTACTTGATGG GTATAATGTCTGTATCATGGCATATGGCCAGACAGGCagtggaaaaacacacacaatgatcGGCTCTCAGTGTGAGGAGGCCAGTGCTGCAGTGCAGGACTCTCAACAGGGCATCATCCCAAAAGCAGCCAATGAGCTGTTCAA GCTGATCTCTGAGAAGCCAGCAGGCAGTCATACAGTGGAGATGTCGGTGGTGGAGGTCTATAATAATGAAGTTGTGGACCTGCTGGCCAGAGATGAAGATGGGGCGACGGTTGGGGTGAAGAGAGAGGTCATTACCACCAGCACAGGCACCAGTGAGGTGCCCTGCCTCTCATATGA gCTGGTGCGTAGCTCTGCAGAGGTGATGCAGCTCATCAGTTCTGTGCTGAAACTACGATCTCACAGTCCCACACTGGTTCACATGGACTCCTCCAGATCTCATTTCATCGTCACTCTGACTGTCACCTCCAAAAGCCCAGATGCTCTGGCTGTAG CTCGTAGGCTTCAGAATGCCAGACAGGACGTCCAGCGAGTGTCTCAAAAAGAGTGGTGGAGCCCGCGCTGCCGCAGGGCCGCCTCTTCACGCTCCTCTAGCCCCGCCTCCTCACCATGCCACTCACCCTGTCACTCACCATGCCCTTCTCCACGACCCAGCATCACACAGGCGCCCCTTAAGACCAAACTGCAGCTGGTGGATCTGGCTGGCAGCGAGTGTGTGG ggatgTCAGGAGTGACGGGAGCAGCTCTGTGGGAAAGCTCCTGTATAAACCGCAGTCTCTCAGCTCTGTCTGATGTTCTGGGAGCTCTAGCTGAACGGAGGCCTCATGTACCCTACCGAAACAGCAAACTAACACATCTGCTACAGGACGCCATAG GAGGAGATGCCAAGCTCCTGATAATGCTGTGTGTGTCCCCCACTCAACGCTTTCTCACTGAATCTCTTCAGTCCCTGGGGTTTGGTACCAGAGCCAGACAGGTCCAAAGAGAGCCACCACGCAGGAAAAACACCGGTCTGAAGATCAAGTGA
- the kif25 gene encoding kinesin-like protein KIF25 isoform X2, translating into MAYGQTGSGKTHTMIGSQCEEASAAVQDSQQGIIPKAANELFKLISEKPAGSHTVEMSVVEVYNNEVVDLLARDEDGATVGVKREVITTSTGTSEVPCLSYELVRSSAEVMQLISSVLKLRSHSPTLVHMDSSRSHFIVTLTVTSKSPDALAVARRLQNARQDVQRVSQKEWWSPRCRRAASSRSSSPASSPCHSPCHSPCPSPRPSITQAPLKTKLQLVDLAGSECVGMSGVTGAALWESSCINRSLSALSDVLGALAERRPHVPYRNSKLTHLLQDAIGGDAKLLIMLCVSPTQRFLTESLQSLGFGTRARQVQREPPRRKNTGLKIK; encoded by the exons ATGGCATATGGCCAGACAGGCagtggaaaaacacacacaatgatcGGCTCTCAGTGTGAGGAGGCCAGTGCTGCAGTGCAGGACTCTCAACAGGGCATCATCCCAAAAGCAGCCAATGAGCTGTTCAA GCTGATCTCTGAGAAGCCAGCAGGCAGTCATACAGTGGAGATGTCGGTGGTGGAGGTCTATAATAATGAAGTTGTGGACCTGCTGGCCAGAGATGAAGATGGGGCGACGGTTGGGGTGAAGAGAGAGGTCATTACCACCAGCACAGGCACCAGTGAGGTGCCCTGCCTCTCATATGA gCTGGTGCGTAGCTCTGCAGAGGTGATGCAGCTCATCAGTTCTGTGCTGAAACTACGATCTCACAGTCCCACACTGGTTCACATGGACTCCTCCAGATCTCATTTCATCGTCACTCTGACTGTCACCTCCAAAAGCCCAGATGCTCTGGCTGTAG CTCGTAGGCTTCAGAATGCCAGACAGGACGTCCAGCGAGTGTCTCAAAAAGAGTGGTGGAGCCCGCGCTGCCGCAGGGCCGCCTCTTCACGCTCCTCTAGCCCCGCCTCCTCACCATGCCACTCACCCTGTCACTCACCATGCCCTTCTCCACGACCCAGCATCACACAGGCGCCCCTTAAGACCAAACTGCAGCTGGTGGATCTGGCTGGCAGCGAGTGTGTGG ggatgTCAGGAGTGACGGGAGCAGCTCTGTGGGAAAGCTCCTGTATAAACCGCAGTCTCTCAGCTCTGTCTGATGTTCTGGGAGCTCTAGCTGAACGGAGGCCTCATGTACCCTACCGAAACAGCAAACTAACACATCTGCTACAGGACGCCATAG GAGGAGATGCCAAGCTCCTGATAATGCTGTGTGTGTCCCCCACTCAACGCTTTCTCACTGAATCTCTTCAGTCCCTGGGGTTTGGTACCAGAGCCAGACAGGTCCAAAGAGAGCCACCACGCAGGAAAAACACCGGTCTGAAGATCAAGTGA
- the hebp2 gene encoding heme-binding protein 2 (The RefSeq protein has 1 substitution compared to this genomic sequence) produces the protein MLKAIGQTLFSTGLQNPKYTAQESKGDDYEVRTYQATNWVSTVVTGMEQDQAMSTGFRRLFKYIQGSNEKKSKVEMTTPVSCLIDPGAGPACESTFTVSFYIPEEHQADPPKPTDPDVFIESRKELTAFVRTFGGFANSESCCEEILKLIESLKRDGMKFKEAPYYRAGYDSPFKLTGRRNEVWLIKDEE, from the exons ATGCTTAAAGCCATCGGTCAAACTCTGTTTTCTACTGGACTCCAAAACCCCAAATACACAGCTCAGGAGAGTAAG GGTGATGACTATGAAGTCCGCACCTATCAAGCAACAAACTGGGTAAGCACAGTTGTGACTGGCATGGAGCAGGACCAAGCCATGAGCACAGGCTTTAGAAGACTCTTCAAATACATTCAGGGCAGTAATGAAAAGA AGAGTAAGGTGGAGATGACGACACCGGTGAGTTGTTTGATTGACCCTGGAGCGGGACCTGCATGTGAAAGCACCTTCACTGTGTCCTTTTACATCCCTGAGGAACATCAAGCTGACCCTCCCAAACCCACTGACCCAGATGTTTTTATCGAGAGCAGAAAAGAGCTCACTGCGTTCGTCAG GACCTTTGGTGGCTTTGCTAACAGTGAGAGCTGCCGTGAGGAGATTCTCAAACTCATAGAAAGCCTCAAGAGGGATGGCATGAAATTTAAAGAGGCACCATATTACCGAGCAGGATACGACAGTCCCTTCAAACTCACCGGCCGTAGGAATGAAGTCTGGCTCATCAAAGATGAGGAGTAA